The following are encoded in a window of Amphibacillus xylanus NBRC 15112 genomic DNA:
- a CDS encoding sulfite exporter TauE/SafE family protein, translating into MGTVILYFLISLLASTIGAIAGIGGGVFIKPILDFLGDYPLATIGILSSTTVFTMSLVSLWTRRREVKVMDRATSLLLALGAVIGGLVGKVIFKYLATYSWVGNVQTISLIIIFSAVLLYVQFKDTFPSFYIKNKSVILAMGLALGVLSAFLDIGGGPHNIAILSLFFAMDAKKSSLYSLFIICFSQLSGLLFTFISTSLSSLSLNMLPGMIIGGVLGGALGSNLSKWFTIRAVEIVFKLSLAGLVLLNLYNLYLYL; encoded by the coding sequence ATGGGGACAGTAATTTTATACTTTTTGATTAGTTTATTGGCAAGCACGATCGGAGCAATCGCTGGGATTGGTGGTGGCGTGTTTATTAAGCCTATTCTTGACTTTCTAGGCGATTATCCACTTGCAACGATTGGTATACTCTCATCGACAACCGTTTTTACAATGTCGTTAGTATCTCTATGGACAAGACGACGTGAAGTTAAAGTAATGGATCGAGCAACTTCACTACTTCTCGCTTTAGGTGCTGTTATCGGTGGTCTTGTAGGAAAAGTGATTTTTAAATATCTTGCGACATATAGTTGGGTTGGGAATGTCCAAACGATTTCACTAATCATAATTTTTAGTGCCGTCTTACTCTACGTACAATTTAAAGATACATTCCCTAGCTTTTATATTAAGAATAAGTCAGTAATATTAGCAATGGGATTAGCATTAGGGGTATTATCTGCCTTTTTAGATATTGGCGGGGGTCCACATAATATTGCAATATTAAGTTTGTTTTTCGCAATGGATGCTAAAAAGTCAAGCCTTTATTCACTATTCATTATTTGCTTTTCACAACTTTCAGGATTGCTATTTACATTTATCAGTACTAGCTTATCAAGTTTAAGCCTAAACATGCTACCAGGTATGATAATCGGCGGTGTATTAGGCGGAGCACTTGGATCAAACCTATCAAAGTGGTTCACAATCCGTGCTGTTGAAATAGTCTTTAAGTTATCACTTGCAGGACTTGTATTATTGAATTTATATAATTTATATCTATATCTGTAA
- a CDS encoding 5'-3' exonuclease, giving the protein MNAINKEKLLVIDGFNLLSRGYFATAYNRTEDQLPRNSKGLYTNGVRVFLQKLFNLIEEHDTTHLVVAWDVKREETERRIKYDFYKASRSELAPALIQQHETLKQVLDDLRITQYTMPPHEADDIIGSVTKRWSSEIKTDCLIYSNDKDFYQLLNEHTSQIFNQKKVEIKYTIDDFRAEFGIEPIQWIDVKALLGDTSDNVPGVPGVGAKSALPLIQMYESVENLYQQLPNIDAKFKRYIRKLTDAEELAVVSKELVTINQELDYFKMVDVNEFSYQPDYNHILNVLNEVEIQIRLNIS; this is encoded by the coding sequence GTGAACGCAATTAATAAAGAAAAATTACTCGTAATTGATGGCTTTAATTTACTTAGCCGTGGTTATTTTGCCACAGCATACAATCGAACAGAAGATCAATTACCTCGCAACTCAAAAGGACTTTATACAAATGGTGTTCGTGTGTTTTTACAAAAGTTGTTTAACTTAATTGAAGAACACGATACAACGCACCTCGTTGTTGCTTGGGATGTTAAGCGTGAAGAAACTGAGCGACGAATCAAATATGATTTCTATAAAGCTAGTCGTTCTGAACTTGCTCCAGCGTTAATCCAACAACACGAAACATTAAAACAAGTTTTAGACGATCTGCGAATTACACAGTATACGATGCCACCACATGAAGCGGATGATATTATTGGGTCCGTTACGAAAAGATGGTCAAGTGAGATAAAAACAGATTGCTTGATTTATAGTAATGATAAAGATTTCTATCAACTATTAAATGAACATACTTCTCAAATCTTTAATCAAAAAAAGGTCGAAATTAAATATACCATTGATGATTTTAGGGCTGAATTTGGCATCGAACCAATTCAGTGGATCGATGTAAAAGCACTCCTAGGTGACACAAGTGACAACGTACCTGGTGTTCCTGGAGTAGGAGCAAAGTCAGCATTACCTCTTATTCAAATGTATGAGTCAGTTGAAAACCTATATCAACAATTACCAAATATTGATGCGAAATTTAAACGCTATATTAGGAAGTTAACTGATGCCGAAGAACTTGCAGTTGTAAGTAAAGAGTTAGTTACGATCAATCAAGAATTAGATTATTTTAAAATGGTTGATGTTAATGAGTTTAGTTATCAACCAGATTACAATCACATTTTAAATGTACTTAATGAAGTAGAAATACAGATTCGATTAAATATTAGCTAG
- a CDS encoding glycoside hydrolase family 13 protein: MKTKKWWKEAVAYQIYPRSFMDSNGDGIGDIQGIIQKLDYLKDLGIDVIWISPIYESPNDDNGYDISDYKAILSDFGTMEDFDLLLEETHNRGMKLIMDLVINHTSDEHEWFIESRSSKDNPYRDYYIWRPGKDGKEPNNWESIFNGSAWEYDETTDEYYLHVFSKKQPDLNWENPKVREDLYEMVNWWLDKGIDGFRVDAISHIKKVEGLPDMPNPENKKYVEAWDGHMNRPGIDKFLTEFSNRTLRNYDIMTVGEANGVSLDDAEKWVGEENGYFNMIFQFEHIGLWNTSLEGGLDLAQFKQTLTRWQKGLEGRGWNALFFENHDQPRSVSAWGNDTDLRITSAKALATLYFFMQGTPFIYQGQEIGMTNVQFDSIDDYDDVSMKNYYKIQLAEGKSHEEIMQVIWKNGRDNSRTPMQWTSEPQAGFTTGTPWMKVNPNYPDINVEQNLNDPNSIYHYYRTMIELRKSSETLIYGTYDLVAGDHEQVYAYTRTLGDDRYVVIVNMFNEATTLDLSNDMTFVELQLSNYRIHDELNANMELRPYEARVYKIK; this comes from the coding sequence ATGAAAACAAAAAAGTGGTGGAAAGAGGCAGTTGCTTATCAAATCTATCCAAGAAGTTTTATGGACTCAAATGGAGATGGAATTGGTGATATCCAAGGAATCATTCAAAAATTAGATTATCTAAAGGATTTGGGCATTGATGTCATTTGGATTAGCCCAATTTATGAATCACCAAATGATGACAATGGTTATGATATTAGTGATTATAAAGCGATACTTTCAGACTTCGGTACGATGGAAGATTTTGATTTATTACTTGAAGAAACTCATAACCGTGGTATGAAATTAATTATGGATTTAGTCATTAATCATACATCCGATGAACATGAATGGTTTATTGAATCAAGATCATCTAAAGATAACCCATATCGTGACTACTATATTTGGCGACCTGGTAAAGACGGCAAAGAACCGAACAACTGGGAGTCAATTTTTAATGGATCTGCATGGGAATATGATGAAACAACAGACGAATACTACTTACACGTATTCTCGAAAAAACAACCAGACCTAAACTGGGAGAATCCAAAAGTTAGAGAAGATTTATATGAAATGGTTAATTGGTGGTTAGATAAAGGAATCGATGGTTTCCGAGTTGATGCCATCTCTCATATTAAAAAAGTTGAAGGCTTACCTGATATGCCAAACCCAGAAAACAAGAAATATGTTGAGGCTTGGGATGGCCATATGAATCGTCCTGGTATCGATAAATTCTTAACAGAGTTTAGCAATCGCACATTACGCAACTACGATATTATGACTGTTGGTGAAGCTAATGGTGTTAGCCTAGATGATGCGGAAAAATGGGTTGGAGAAGAGAACGGCTACTTCAATATGATTTTCCAATTTGAACATATCGGACTATGGAATACAAGTTTAGAAGGTGGTCTTGACCTTGCACAATTTAAGCAAACATTGACAAGATGGCAAAAAGGCTTAGAAGGTAGAGGCTGGAACGCACTATTTTTCGAAAACCATGACCAACCACGTTCAGTGTCAGCATGGGGAAATGATACAGATTTAAGAATTACATCAGCTAAAGCATTAGCTACACTTTACTTCTTCATGCAAGGTACGCCATTTATCTATCAAGGACAAGAAATCGGAATGACTAACGTACAATTTGATTCAATCGATGATTATGATGATGTTAGCATGAAGAACTATTACAAGATTCAATTAGCTGAAGGTAAATCACACGAAGAGATCATGCAAGTAATCTGGAAAAATGGCCGAGACAACTCAAGAACACCAATGCAGTGGACAAGCGAACCACAAGCAGGCTTTACTACTGGTACACCATGGATGAAGGTTAACCCAAATTATCCAGACATTAATGTTGAACAAAACCTAAATGATCCAAATTCAATTTATCATTACTACCGTACGATGATTGAATTACGTAAATCAAGCGAAACATTAATTTACGGAACTTATGATCTAGTTGCAGGAGATCACGAGCAAGTCTATGCGTATACGAGAACATTGGGTGACGATCGCTATGTTGTGATTGTGAATATGTTTAATGAAGCAACAACTTTAGATCTTTCAAATGACATGACATTTGTTGAACTTCAATTATCAAACTACCGAATTCACGATGAATTAAATGCGAATATGGAATTACGCCCATATGAAGCTAGAGTATATAAAATTAAATAA
- a CDS encoding pullulanase produces MIRKTGFNRVLSLSMIFVLLLSTISNALPFSLVLAENNEQAISEKQIRIHFQNKELNLDDLRLWYWGDFSEEPQGNWPNGELFSQDQTTDFGGYVDIGLKDNAKSIGFQVVSTAEVKHVDDVNLELISSEVDEIWITRDGDVYYYEPIEFEEPTIRVHYLKESGDYEPWGIWYWGDVIQQSSDKGDWPEGATPFLNDQVGRYGAYIDIPVKEAVANFGFLFVNMADDELKTEDMTFTDYENHQQLFIKEGIDRVFTNPYYVSEAEPEPEPEEYEGEENITIRASVSRDFNYNEHALLEVEIDNQSDLGIRRIEADVSALGGPRSLLISPELNRVTLSVSSEIEPGEKLIPIKVVDEAGGVYTTEATATVTERSKAEGERDWDESIIYFMLTDRFADGNPANNDPYDFDYDQITDNPRGAYQGGDFKGITENLDYLSELGINTIWITPIVENIGHDVNSGSKNGTYYAYHGYWAKDFEKLNPHLGTIEEFHELIDAAAERNINIMVDVVLNHVGYGLKSGESLDNPPAGYPTDEDRARFEGMIRDKSGAGDEKMELGGLPDFKTEEAAVREQIVAWQTSWLEKSTTSKGNSIAGYRVDTVKHVDQVTWQHFKNELVELDPSFKLIGEAWEQNYSYMRYLNSGQMDSLLDFDFKGQASEFVKGNLVRANNDLIARNKMLTSDATLGQFLGSHDEDGFLYTQGNDEGKLKLAASLQITAKGQPVIYYGEELGQTGANNWPLYDNRYDFAWDLIEDNDILDHYQTVLKFRNDYSELLSRGTRSTIAGSDADQWLVVERAYEGESVYLGFNVAEAAQKVTLYVSNEHTIVTDHYTDQTYNAYENEAGEFVVEVSIPSRANGGTALLSVENGKILPGKAEGTSEVPEGYFRLHFEGLDPNELDQLGLWIWNDVAHPSVDWPNGAISFGGAVATEFGYYLDIELAENAKQIGFLINNLQGANVSDDFILELLSPEMNQAWVTEDLTVYSYEPLKKANTIRVNYYRQDGEYDGWGLWTWGDVEKATENWPNGAHTFEVGGYGSYFDLPLIDDAKEIGFLMVNKETTKQTDNMSFAELDQHTQIFVRDGDPNVYTNPYFVSKEGLRHAEVLTDEKIELVFSSVAELTEARLLDGIEIIDKNGDAVTDFTIEINSENNTVIVTVKDARLTDIAPFEIKYDGREATASVGWRLKDEVYAYDGELGLDLRADGSAELKLWSPSADSVHVVLYDKNDQNNLITDELEMTLGDRGVWSIVLDESNTGISDLTGYFYHFAIERDGKTVLALDPYARSMAAWNNSDPDNYVGKAAIVDPSTIGPKLDYAKIDGFEKREDAIIYEVHVRDFTSDPSIADQLTSQFGTFSAFIEKLDYIESLGVTHIQLLPVMSYFFADEFNNAKRLLEYSSTGNNYNWGYDPHSYFSLTGMYSENPEDPAKRIEEFKYLINEIHKRGMGVILDVVYNHTASVHIFEDLEPNYYHFMNADGSPRENFGGGRLGTTHKMARRILVDSITYWVDEFKVDGFRFDMMGDHDAESIQLAYDKAKELNPNIVMIGEGWVTFAGDEKYPDVQAADQHWMQHTKAVGSFSDEFRNELKSGFGSEGQPRFITGGARNIQQIYDNLTANPHNFKADDPGDVVPYIAAHDNLTLHDVIAQSIKKDPKDHAEEIHQRIRLGNLMVLTAQGTPFIHAGQEYGRTKQFRHEDFINEVPESQAPYKSTFMTDENGKPFEYPYFIHDSYDSTDAVNMFDWAKVTDNDAYPINVATKDYTAGLIKLRRSTDAFRRGTMEEIEQFVSMIEAPEIMQEDLIIGYEAIDSKGDVYAVFVNADSQTRQLTLTTDYSAGAIIVDGKTAGIDPINDPVGVELTPDSITLDPLTATVIKLTDDSTDDSPVDPEDPNEETPGEETPSDETPTTGDQVEDPLDSDQDTEQPSSDDSSGSKDTGGSLPKTATRLYNYLLLGTMILLAGVGLIIYNDRKRKKV; encoded by the coding sequence ATGATTAGAAAAACAGGATTTAACCGTGTTTTATCGCTATCAATGATCTTTGTATTATTATTAAGTACGATATCAAATGCATTACCTTTTTCATTAGTTTTAGCAGAAAATAATGAGCAAGCGATTTCCGAAAAACAGATTAGAATTCATTTTCAAAATAAAGAATTAAATTTAGATGATCTTCGTTTATGGTATTGGGGAGATTTTTCAGAAGAGCCGCAGGGGAATTGGCCAAATGGAGAACTGTTTAGTCAAGATCAAACAACTGACTTTGGCGGTTATGTAGACATTGGTTTGAAAGATAATGCAAAATCAATCGGCTTTCAAGTCGTCAGTACAGCTGAAGTGAAGCACGTTGATGATGTAAATCTAGAGTTAATTAGTTCAGAGGTTGATGAAATTTGGATCACACGTGATGGTGACGTGTACTACTATGAACCAATTGAATTTGAAGAACCGACAATTCGCGTTCACTACTTAAAAGAATCCGGTGATTATGAGCCTTGGGGGATTTGGTATTGGGGTGATGTTATTCAGCAGTCAAGTGATAAAGGTGACTGGCCTGAAGGAGCAACGCCATTTTTAAATGATCAGGTTGGTCGTTACGGTGCCTATATAGATATTCCAGTGAAAGAAGCTGTGGCTAACTTTGGCTTTTTATTTGTTAATATGGCTGATGATGAATTAAAGACTGAAGATATGACATTCACTGATTATGAAAACCATCAGCAACTCTTTATTAAAGAAGGCATTGATCGTGTTTTCACCAATCCATACTATGTTTCAGAAGCTGAGCCAGAGCCTGAGCCAGAAGAATATGAAGGCGAGGAAAATATTACTATTAGAGCAAGTGTGAGTCGAGATTTTAACTATAATGAACATGCATTATTAGAAGTTGAGATAGATAACCAATCAGATTTAGGGATTAGAAGAATTGAAGCGGATGTAAGCGCTTTAGGTGGGCCGCGTTCATTATTAATTTCACCAGAATTAAATCGAGTGACACTATCTGTCAGTTCGGAGATTGAGCCTGGTGAAAAATTGATTCCAATTAAAGTTGTAGATGAGGCTGGTGGAGTTTATACAACAGAAGCTACTGCAACAGTCACTGAACGTTCTAAAGCAGAAGGTGAACGTGATTGGGATGAATCAATTATTTACTTTATGCTAACTGATCGTTTTGCTGATGGTAATCCAGCAAATAATGATCCGTACGATTTCGATTATGATCAAATCACTGACAATCCACGTGGAGCATATCAAGGTGGAGATTTTAAAGGTATAACTGAAAATCTTGATTATTTAAGTGAGTTAGGTATTAATACAATCTGGATTACACCAATTGTTGAAAATATCGGTCATGATGTAAATTCAGGTTCGAAAAATGGCACATATTATGCTTATCATGGTTATTGGGCAAAAGACTTTGAAAAATTAAATCCGCATTTGGGGACGATCGAAGAATTCCATGAATTAATTGATGCGGCTGCAGAACGGAATATCAACATAATGGTAGATGTTGTGCTTAACCACGTAGGATATGGCTTAAAGTCTGGTGAAAGTTTAGACAATCCACCAGCCGGTTACCCAACTGATGAAGACCGTGCGCGATTTGAAGGCATGATTCGTGATAAATCAGGTGCTGGGGATGAAAAAATGGAACTTGGTGGCTTGCCTGACTTCAAAACAGAAGAAGCTGCTGTACGTGAACAGATTGTAGCTTGGCAAACTAGCTGGCTAGAGAAATCGACGACTTCAAAGGGAAATTCAATTGCCGGTTACCGCGTTGATACAGTTAAACATGTCGATCAAGTGACATGGCAACACTTTAAAAATGAACTCGTTGAACTTGATCCGAGTTTTAAATTGATTGGCGAAGCTTGGGAGCAAAACTATTCATACATGCGCTACTTAAATAGTGGACAAATGGATAGCTTACTAGACTTTGATTTTAAGGGACAAGCAAGTGAGTTTGTTAAAGGTAATCTTGTTCGTGCTAATAATGACTTAATCGCACGAAATAAAATGCTAACAAGTGATGCAACTTTAGGGCAGTTTTTAGGTAGTCATGATGAAGACGGATTCCTTTATACTCAAGGTAATGATGAAGGGAAATTAAAACTAGCTGCATCATTACAAATTACTGCTAAAGGTCAACCAGTTATTTATTATGGTGAAGAGCTTGGACAAACAGGTGCAAATAACTGGCCTTTATATGATAACCGTTATGATTTTGCTTGGGATTTAATAGAAGACAATGATATTCTTGATCACTATCAAACTGTGCTCAAATTTCGCAATGACTACTCAGAGTTGTTATCACGTGGAACTAGATCAACAATAGCTGGTTCTGATGCAGATCAGTGGTTAGTTGTTGAGCGTGCTTATGAAGGTGAGTCCGTATATTTAGGATTTAACGTAGCAGAAGCAGCACAAAAAGTTACATTGTACGTTTCAAATGAGCATACGATCGTAACAGATCATTACACAGATCAAACTTATAATGCTTATGAAAATGAAGCGGGTGAATTTGTTGTTGAAGTTAGCATTCCTAGTCGAGCAAATGGTGGAACGGCTTTATTATCTGTAGAAAACGGTAAAATTTTACCTGGTAAAGCAGAAGGTACGAGTGAAGTACCTGAAGGCTATTTCCGACTTCATTTTGAAGGATTAGATCCAAATGAGCTTGACCAACTAGGTTTATGGATTTGGAATGACGTTGCTCATCCATCAGTAGATTGGCCAAACGGCGCAATTAGTTTTGGTGGGGCAGTAGCGACTGAGTTCGGTTATTACCTAGACATTGAGCTGGCTGAAAATGCTAAACAAATCGGCTTTTTAATTAATAATCTTCAAGGGGCTAACGTGTCTGATGACTTTATTCTTGAACTACTTAGTCCTGAAATGAATCAGGCATGGGTTACCGAAGATCTGACAGTATATAGCTATGAACCACTGAAGAAAGCAAATACGATACGTGTTAATTACTATCGTCAAGATGGTGAGTACGATGGTTGGGGACTATGGACTTGGGGAGATGTAGAAAAAGCGACGGAAAATTGGCCAAATGGCGCGCATACATTTGAAGTAGGTGGCTATGGCAGTTACTTTGATTTACCATTAATTGACGATGCGAAAGAAATTGGCTTTTTAATGGTAAACAAAGAAACAACTAAACAGACGGATAATATGTCGTTTGCCGAATTAGACCAGCATACGCAAATTTTCGTTCGTGATGGTGATCCGAATGTCTATACGAATCCATATTTTGTGAGCAAAGAAGGCTTACGACATGCAGAAGTCTTAACAGATGAAAAGATTGAGCTTGTCTTTAGTAGTGTAGCGGAGTTAACAGAAGCAAGATTATTAGACGGCATTGAGATTATTGATAAAAATGGTGATGCAGTTACTGATTTCACAATTGAAATTAATTCTGAAAATAATACTGTTATTGTGACGGTTAAAGATGCTCGTTTAACAGATATTGCACCATTTGAAATAAAATACGATGGTCGCGAAGCAACAGCAAGTGTAGGCTGGCGCTTAAAAGATGAAGTATATGCCTATGATGGTGAGTTAGGTTTAGATTTACGTGCAGATGGATCTGCTGAACTAAAACTATGGTCACCAAGTGCAGATTCAGTTCATGTCGTTTTATATGATAAAAACGATCAAAATAATCTGATCACAGATGAATTGGAAATGACTTTAGGAGATCGTGGTGTATGGTCAATTGTGTTAGATGAATCAAACACTGGCATAAGTGATTTAACAGGTTATTTCTATCATTTTGCAATTGAGCGAGACGGAAAAACAGTGCTAGCACTTGATCCATATGCGCGTTCTATGGCTGCATGGAACAATAGCGATCCAGATAATTACGTTGGTAAAGCAGCAATTGTAGATCCAAGTACAATCGGACCGAAACTAGATTATGCTAAAATTGATGGTTTTGAGAAACGAGAAGATGCAATAATATATGAAGTGCATGTTCGTGACTTTACATCAGATCCATCTATAGCAGATCAATTAACTAGTCAGTTTGGTACATTTAGTGCATTTATTGAAAAACTTGATTACATTGAATCACTAGGTGTTACACATATTCAGCTATTACCAGTGATGAGCTATTTCTTTGCTGACGAGTTTAATAATGCAAAAAGACTACTTGAGTATTCGTCAACTGGCAATAATTATAACTGGGGCTATGACCCACATAGTTATTTCTCATTAACAGGGATGTATTCAGAAAATCCAGAAGACCCAGCGAAACGAATTGAAGAATTTAAGTACTTGATCAATGAAATTCACAAACGTGGTATGGGTGTAATTTTAGATGTGGTTTATAACCATACTGCTAGTGTTCATATTTTTGAAGATTTAGAGCCGAATTATTATCACTTTATGAATGCTGATGGCTCGCCTCGTGAAAATTTCGGTGGTGGCCGTTTAGGAACAACGCATAAAATGGCTCGTCGGATTTTAGTTGATTCAATTACTTATTGGGTCGATGAATTTAAAGTAGATGGCTTCCGCTTTGATATGATGGGTGACCATGATGCTGAATCGATTCAATTAGCTTACGACAAAGCAAAAGAACTAAATCCGAATATCGTTATGATTGGAGAAGGTTGGGTAACGTTTGCAGGAGATGAAAAGTATCCTGATGTACAAGCAGCTGATCAACACTGGATGCAGCATACTAAAGCAGTAGGCTCATTCTCAGACGAATTCCGTAATGAGTTAAAATCAGGATTTGGTAGTGAAGGACAGCCGCGATTTATTACAGGTGGTGCACGTAATATCCAGCAAATTTACGACAACCTAACAGCTAATCCACATAACTTTAAAGCGGATGACCCTGGTGATGTCGTACCTTATATTGCAGCACACGATAACTTAACATTGCATGATGTTATTGCACAGTCGATTAAAAAAGATCCTAAAGATCATGCTGAAGAAATTCATCAACGCATTCGTCTTGGTAATTTAATGGTACTAACAGCACAAGGAACACCATTTATTCATGCTGGTCAAGAGTATGGACGTACGAAGCAATTCCGTCATGAAGACTTTATTAATGAAGTGCCAGAAAGCCAAGCGCCATATAAATCGACATTTATGACTGATGAAAATGGTAAACCGTTTGAGTATCCATATTTCATTCATGATTCATATGACTCAACTGATGCGGTTAATATGTTTGATTGGGCAAAAGTAACAGATAATGATGCTTATCCAATTAACGTAGCAACGAAAGACTATACTGCAGGATTAATAAAATTACGTCGATCAACAGATGCCTTTAGACGAGGAACAATGGAAGAAATTGAACAATTTGTATCAATGATTGAAGCTCCTGAAATTATGCAAGAAGACCTGATCATCGGCTATGAGGCAATCGACAGTAAAGGTGATGTTTATGCAGTATTTGTCAACGCAGATAGTCAGACCCGTCAGCTTACACTGACAACTGATTATTCAGCAGGCGCGATTATTGTTGATGGAAAAACAGCTGGAATTGATCCGATTAATGATCCTGTTGGTGTAGAATTAACACCGGACTCAATTACATTAGATCCTTTAACAGCGACGGTTATTAAACTTACTGATGATTCAACTGATGATTCACCAGTAGACCCAGAAGATCCTAACGAGGAAACACCAGGAGAAGAAACACCTTCTGATGAAACACCAACAACTGGTGATCAAGTAGAAGATCCATTAGATAGTGATCAAGATACTGAGCAACCAAGCAGTGATGATTCCTCTGGATCAAAAGATACAGGTGGATCTTTACCAAAAACAGCGACACGATTATATAACTACTTGTTATTAGGTACGATGATTCTTTTAGCAGGTGTTGGATTAATTATCTACAATGATAGAAAGCGCAAAAAAGTATAA